Proteins from a single region of Rhodovibrio salinarum DSM 9154:
- a CDS encoding cyanophycinase, which translates to MDSNNVDPAADTGPTGASQNLSHDAPKGTLIAIGGAEDKTSNLEVLTRVFAYAPADNKTVAVIATASQIPEEVLPAYEQVFKRLGATHVHSLDVQDRKAAKDPKTCEAVQSAGVIFFTGGDQMRLTHVLGGSPLLQAVRARYQEGAVVAGTSAGAVALSSTMIYNGHAADALRKGAVKMSNGLGFVDDVVIDSHFLERGRFTRLMEVGATNPEYLGFGLGEDAGVIFHNGGFVEAIGPGHVVIVDSHDMGSSNVADLEDGQPVAVENVVMHALIAGHGYDRTTRTYLGTDTLAQRLRERTPV; encoded by the coding sequence ATGGATAGCAATAACGTCGATCCCGCTGCCGACACCGGCCCGACCGGTGCTTCCCAGAACCTCAGCCATGACGCGCCCAAGGGTACCTTGATCGCCATCGGCGGGGCAGAAGATAAGACCTCCAACCTGGAGGTTCTAACCCGCGTGTTTGCCTACGCGCCGGCGGATAACAAGACGGTGGCGGTGATTGCGACCGCCAGCCAGATCCCCGAAGAGGTGCTGCCCGCTTATGAGCAGGTGTTCAAGCGCCTGGGCGCAACACACGTCCATTCCTTGGATGTTCAGGACCGGAAAGCGGCGAAGGATCCCAAGACCTGCGAGGCCGTACAGAGCGCCGGCGTAATCTTTTTCACCGGCGGCGACCAGATGCGCCTGACCCATGTGTTGGGCGGCTCGCCGCTGTTGCAGGCGGTCCGTGCGCGCTACCAGGAAGGGGCTGTTGTGGCAGGGACGAGCGCGGGGGCGGTCGCTTTATCGTCAACCATGATCTACAATGGCCACGCCGCAGATGCCCTGCGCAAGGGCGCGGTCAAGATGAGCAACGGCCTGGGCTTCGTTGACGATGTGGTGATCGACAGCCACTTCCTGGAACGCGGTCGCTTTACCCGTCTGATGGAAGTTGGCGCCACAAATCCGGAATATCTGGGCTTCGGTCTGGGGGAGGATGCGGGCGTGATCTTCCACAATGGCGGCTTCGTGGAAGCGATTGGTCCGGGACATGTCGTAATCGTGGACAGCCATGATATGGGCAGTTCCAACGTTGCCGATCTGGAAGACGGCCAACCGGTTGCCGTCGAGAACGTGGTTATGCATGCCCTGATCGCCGGTCACGGCTATGACCGGACAACCCGAACGTACCTTGGCACAGACACGCTCGCCCAGCGCTTGAGGGAAAGGACGCCCGTTTGA
- the cphA gene encoding cyanophycin synthetase — translation MKILELRALRGPNYYSRYVAIYMRLDIEALEDSPTDTVPGFKERLQALLPSLYEHRCSVGEPGGFLQRVERGTWAGHVVEHVAIELQNLIGFSVGYGKTVDSYETGIYNVLFRYRDEACGLAAGEEAVDIVDKLFKGEEVDLEAAVARLKEVRDAHQLGPSTGSIVNAAQARNIPWYRLSDDTSYTQLGHGTKQRRFQATVTARTSLIGHGIADDKDWTKQILGDAGIPVPKGYSCESWDDALWAAEQIGYPLAVKPLVGNHGRGVTTNITTEQELREGYEAACARYETVVVESFVRGEDHRLLVIDGKLVAAARRRPAHVVGDGQSSIQQLIDCENADPRRGVGHENLLTQIHVDEQTHRLLGQVGMSLETVPKDGEVVYLKATANLSTGGTATDITDDVHPEVKYAAERIGRLIGLDIIGIDLLAETLTKPLDQQSAGVVEVNAGPGFRMHMSPTHGTPRDVGKHVVDMMFPDPQDDGRVPITAITGTNGKTTTTRLISHMLRQAGRQVGMACTGTIEIDNHVIMRGDYSGPQAAHAVLKEPTVEHAVLECARGGIMRRGLGFDECDVGVLLNIASDHLGERDIHTLDELARCKTVIVDAVHPGGTCVLNADDPRVLDQGTYWARGKIAYFTLDPDHPDVAKHVEDHGIAFTVADGKIVLRQGQVQADIIEVNDVPIAFEGHARFNVSNALAAAAAGHALGLELADIRQGLMTFHPTPGQLPGRTNLVEADGVRVLVDYGHNVPALTALEELVGGLTAKRRIAVASAPGNRRDEDLRALGAQLAQMHDQVFICEPDPRGREVGEAANLLRSGAEDANAGKVEVVLDEHGAIEKAVDAASEGDLLVMLVDDTEFAIQRVKGRSFRAAAPIAKG, via the coding sequence TTGAAGATTCTCGAGCTCCGCGCGCTGCGCGGCCCGAATTACTACAGCCGCTATGTAGCGATTTACATGCGTCTCGACATCGAGGCGTTGGAGGACAGCCCGACCGACACGGTACCGGGGTTCAAGGAGCGGCTGCAGGCGTTGTTGCCCAGTCTCTACGAACACCGCTGTTCGGTCGGCGAACCAGGCGGCTTTCTACAACGGGTCGAGCGCGGCACCTGGGCTGGGCACGTCGTCGAACACGTGGCGATCGAGTTGCAGAACCTGATCGGGTTCTCCGTGGGCTATGGCAAGACGGTCGATAGCTACGAGACTGGCATCTACAACGTCCTCTTCCGATACCGGGACGAAGCCTGTGGTCTGGCGGCGGGCGAGGAGGCCGTCGACATCGTCGACAAGCTGTTCAAGGGGGAAGAGGTCGACCTCGAGGCCGCGGTCGCGCGGCTGAAAGAGGTGCGCGACGCGCACCAGTTGGGCCCCTCAACCGGCTCGATCGTCAACGCAGCCCAGGCGCGCAACATTCCCTGGTATCGGCTGAGTGACGACACCAGCTACACCCAGCTCGGGCACGGCACCAAGCAACGCCGCTTCCAGGCGACCGTGACCGCGCGCACCAGTCTGATCGGCCACGGCATCGCCGACGACAAGGATTGGACCAAGCAAATCCTGGGCGACGCCGGCATCCCGGTGCCCAAAGGCTACAGCTGCGAGTCCTGGGATGACGCGCTGTGGGCAGCGGAGCAGATCGGCTATCCGCTCGCGGTGAAGCCGCTCGTCGGCAATCATGGCCGGGGTGTGACCACCAACATCACCACCGAGCAGGAACTGCGCGAGGGCTACGAGGCTGCCTGCGCGCGCTACGAGACGGTGGTGGTGGAGAGCTTCGTTCGCGGTGAAGATCACCGTCTACTGGTGATCGATGGCAAGCTGGTCGCGGCCGCCCGTCGGCGCCCGGCGCATGTCGTCGGTGACGGGCAGTCGAGCATCCAGCAACTGATCGATTGTGAGAACGCCGATCCGCGCCGCGGGGTCGGGCATGAAAATCTGCTGACTCAGATCCATGTCGATGAGCAGACCCACCGGCTGCTTGGCCAGGTTGGTATGAGCCTGGAGACCGTGCCCAAGGATGGCGAAGTCGTGTATCTGAAGGCGACCGCTAACCTGTCAACGGGCGGCACGGCGACCGACATCACCGATGACGTCCACCCGGAAGTGAAGTACGCGGCCGAGCGGATCGGCCGTCTGATCGGCCTGGACATCATCGGCATCGACCTGTTGGCCGAGACGCTGACCAAGCCGCTCGACCAGCAGTCCGCCGGTGTGGTCGAGGTGAATGCCGGCCCCGGTTTCCGGATGCACATGTCGCCAACCCACGGCACGCCACGCGATGTTGGCAAGCATGTGGTCGATATGATGTTCCCGGACCCGCAGGACGACGGGCGGGTCCCGATCACCGCGATCACCGGGACCAACGGGAAGACCACGACGACCCGCCTGATTTCGCACATGCTGCGCCAAGCGGGCCGTCAGGTCGGCATGGCCTGCACCGGGACGATTGAGATCGACAATCACGTGATCATGCGCGGCGACTACTCCGGTCCGCAGGCAGCGCACGCGGTGCTCAAAGAACCAACGGTCGAACACGCCGTGCTCGAATGCGCGCGCGGCGGCATCATGCGCCGCGGCCTCGGCTTCGACGAGTGCGACGTTGGCGTGCTGCTGAACATCGCCAGCGACCACCTGGGCGAGCGCGACATTCACACTCTGGACGAACTCGCCCGCTGCAAAACCGTCATAGTCGATGCGGTCCACCCAGGCGGCACCTGCGTACTCAACGCCGACGATCCGCGTGTGCTGGATCAGGGCACCTATTGGGCGCGCGGCAAGATCGCCTACTTCACCCTGGACCCCGACCACCCGGATGTCGCCAAGCATGTCGAGGATCACGGCATCGCTTTCACCGTTGCCGACGGCAAGATCGTCCTGCGCCAGGGCCAGGTGCAAGCGGACATCATCGAGGTGAACGATGTGCCGATCGCTTTCGAAGGACATGCCCGCTTCAACGTTTCCAACGCACTGGCGGCTGCGGCGGCCGGGCACGCGCTGGGCTTGGAACTGGCCGACATCCGCCAGGGTCTGATGACCTTCCACCCGACCCCGGGCCAATTGCCGGGTCGGACGAATCTGGTGGAGGCGGACGGCGTGCGGGTGCTGGTCGATTACGGCCATAACGTGCCGGCGTTGACCGCGCTGGAAGAACTGGTCGGAGGGCTGACCGCCAAGCGCCGGATCGCGGTTGCTTCGGCGCCCGGCAACCGGCGCGATGAGGACCTGCGTGCCCTCGGTGCTCAATTAGCGCAGATGCACGACCAGGTATTCATCTGCGAGCCCGATCCACGTGGTCGCGAGGTCGGCGAGGCGGCCAATCTGCTGCGCAGCGGCGCCGAGGACGCAAACGCAGGCAAGGTCGAGGTCGTGTTGGACGAACACGGCGCGATCGAGAAGGCCGTTGACGCGGCCAGCGAGGGGGACCTTCTGGTGATGCTGGTCGACGACACCGAGTTTGCGATTCAGCGCGTCAAAGGTCGCTCCTTCCGCGCCGCCGCTCCGATTGCGAAGGGGTAA
- a CDS encoding PAS sensor domain-containing protein codes for MITTLDEAYDRLTQTEAERSAVIADCQHADMPLVYVTRAFVDQTGYPAEEVINRNCRFLQGPDTDPHDVAAIHKAIAQARSLTIDILNYRKDGTPFWNRLRLRPVFREGVLDTYVGVQNPIAESQVDRGPYFDMPVMEPLA; via the coding sequence ATGATCACGACCCTTGATGAGGCCTACGACCGCTTGACCCAGACCGAAGCCGAACGGTCAGCGGTGATCGCGGACTGCCAGCACGCCGATATGCCACTGGTCTATGTCACCCGCGCGTTTGTCGACCAAACCGGCTATCCCGCGGAGGAAGTGATCAATCGAAACTGTCGGTTCCTGCAAGGCCCCGATACCGACCCGCATGACGTTGCCGCGATTCACAAGGCGATCGCGCAAGCGCGCAGCCTGACCATCGACATCCTGAACTACCGCAAGGACGGCACGCCTTTCTGGAACCGTCTGCGCTTGCGTCCGGTGTTCCGCGAAGGTGTGCTCGACACCTACGTCGGCGTTCAGAACCCAATCGCCGAGTCCCAAGTGGACCGTGGCCCTTATTTTGATATGCCGGTGATGGAACCGCTGGCTTGA
- a CDS encoding Dabb family protein has protein sequence MIRHIVFFTVPSDRLDAAEAGLKTLERVPHADRLEIRRNLNRDLMSNEVDLVVYGEFADEAALARYKADPLYQSAIDWVRPLREMRIAADIIS, from the coding sequence ATGATCCGCCATATCGTCTTTTTCACGGTTCCCTCTGACCGGCTGGATGCGGCAGAGGCTGGCCTGAAGACGCTTGAACGAGTCCCCCACGCCGATCGGCTCGAGATCCGCCGCAACCTCAACCGCGACCTGATGTCAAACGAGGTCGATCTGGTGGTCTATGGCGAGTTTGCCGACGAGGCAGCCCTGGCACGCTACAAGGCTGATCCACTGTACCAGAGCGCCATCGATTGGGTCCGCCCGTTACGAGAAATGCGGATCGCAGCCGACATCATCTCGTGA
- a CDS encoding ABC transporter ATP-binding protein has translation MALLSLNNVEVVYDKVFLAIKGVSLAIEEGDMVALLGANGAGKSTTLKTVSGLLVPERGAVTRGEVTFDGQDILSMAAAQRVEKGIVHVLEGRRIFEHLTPDDNLTAAFPLNGSRQKLQALKAQVYDYFPRLYERRRSQSGYLSGGEQQMLAIGRALMTQPRLIMLDEPSLGLAPVLVQEIFEIITRINREERVSVLLVEQNAAAALEAVRHAYLIENGHVVMSGDAETLKQNPDIQEFYLGGHDRVDYHNVKHYRRRKRWLA, from the coding sequence ATGGCCCTGCTGTCGCTCAACAATGTCGAGGTGGTCTACGACAAAGTCTTCCTCGCCATTAAGGGGGTCTCCCTGGCCATCGAGGAGGGCGACATGGTCGCCCTCCTCGGCGCCAACGGCGCCGGCAAATCGACCACGTTGAAGACCGTCAGTGGCCTGCTCGTTCCTGAGCGTGGGGCGGTCACGCGCGGCGAGGTCACGTTCGACGGCCAGGACATCCTGTCGATGGCGGCCGCCCAGCGGGTCGAGAAGGGCATCGTGCATGTGCTGGAAGGCCGACGAATCTTCGAGCACTTAACTCCGGACGACAACCTGACGGCCGCGTTTCCGCTGAACGGCAGCCGCCAGAAGCTGCAGGCGCTCAAGGCGCAGGTCTACGACTACTTCCCGCGTCTGTACGAACGTCGGCGCAGTCAATCCGGCTACCTGTCCGGCGGCGAGCAGCAAATGCTCGCGATCGGCCGCGCGCTGATGACCCAACCGCGCCTGATCATGCTGGACGAGCCATCGCTGGGTCTTGCCCCCGTGCTGGTGCAGGAGATCTTCGAGATCATCACTCGGATCAATCGGGAAGAGCGGGTCAGTGTCCTGCTGGTCGAACAGAACGCCGCCGCCGCGCTCGAGGCCGTGCGCCACGCCTATCTGATCGAGAACGGCCACGTCGTGATGTCCGGAGATGCCGAAACGCTGAAGCAAAATCCGGACATCCAGGAATTCTATCTGGGCGGTCACGACCGGGTGGACTACCACAACGTCAAGCACTACCGTCGGCGTAAACGTTGGCTTGCCTAG
- a CDS encoding ABC transporter substrate-binding protein produces MIHRRGALRTATVAIAAAACALTGFAAQASAQDKEPITFALLQDFTGVYTFVSNEYNQGQQDYIKMVNATGGVQGHPIDLIVRDTGNEPQRGIEAYNRAVEEGAVLVDFLSTPVSRAMVPRVLEDEVVMITALHGRGDASDGKTFPYVFPMMATYWSQASVLANYIEESMGGLEGKRIAHVFIDSPFGREPLPILEELAERKGFEVKAFPYPSPGNEQSSTWSDVRRWRPDHVTIWGAGGGQPVSIRTAIRNGISPEDILSVVWLARTDMEQVGFDAATGVKRFAATHTGRDTPVIQRIMDQVVTQGNGTGDEKNVGNVYYNIGVATMAASVRAAELALQEHGAPLTGPKLKQGFEMVEDFNAEGLMPPITITEKDHQGGGYGRVSMWTGDSWEPQSDWIAAYQDIVWEEIEKNAKQFEQGN; encoded by the coding sequence ATGATCCATAGACGAGGTGCCCTGCGCACCGCGACCGTCGCGATCGCGGCGGCGGCGTGCGCCCTCACCGGCTTTGCCGCCCAGGCCAGCGCACAGGACAAGGAGCCGATCACCTTTGCCCTGCTGCAGGACTTCACCGGCGTCTACACCTTCGTCTCGAATGAATACAACCAGGGCCAGCAGGACTACATCAAGATGGTCAACGCCACCGGCGGCGTGCAGGGCCATCCGATCGATTTGATCGTGCGCGACACGGGCAACGAGCCGCAACGCGGCATCGAAGCCTATAACCGCGCGGTCGAGGAAGGCGCGGTGCTGGTCGATTTCCTGTCGACCCCGGTTAGCCGTGCCATGGTCCCGCGCGTGCTGGAAGACGAGGTGGTGATGATCACCGCCCTGCACGGCCGTGGCGACGCCAGCGACGGCAAGACCTTCCCCTACGTCTTCCCGATGATGGCGACCTACTGGTCGCAGGCCAGCGTGCTCGCGAACTACATCGAGGAGAGCATGGGCGGCCTGGAAGGCAAGCGGATCGCCCACGTCTTCATCGATAGCCCGTTCGGCCGCGAGCCGCTGCCGATCCTGGAAGAGCTCGCCGAGCGCAAGGGCTTCGAGGTTAAGGCCTTCCCCTATCCTTCGCCCGGCAACGAGCAATCCTCGACCTGGTCCGACGTGCGCCGCTGGCGCCCGGACCACGTCACCATCTGGGGCGCCGGCGGCGGCCAGCCGGTGTCGATCCGCACCGCGATCCGCAACGGCATCTCCCCGGAGGATATCCTGTCGGTGGTCTGGCTTGCGCGCACCGACATGGAGCAGGTCGGCTTCGACGCCGCGACCGGCGTGAAGCGGTTCGCTGCCACCCATACCGGCCGCGACACCCCGGTGATCCAGCGAATCATGGACCAGGTGGTCACCCAGGGGAACGGCACCGGCGACGAGAAGAACGTCGGCAACGTCTATTACAACATCGGCGTGGCTACGATGGCCGCTTCGGTCCGCGCAGCGGAGCTGGCTCTTCAAGAGCATGGCGCTCCCCTGACCGGCCCCAAGCTGAAACAGGGCTTCGAGATGGTCGAGGACTTCAATGCCGAAGGCCTGATGCCGCCGATCACGATTACCGAGAAGGACCATCAGGGTGGCGGCTACGGCCGCGTGTCGATGTGGACCGGCGACAGCTGGGAGCCGCAGAGCGACTGGATCGCGGCCTATCAGGACATCGTCTGGGAGGAGATCGAAAAGAACGCCAAGCAGTTCGAGCAGGGCAACTAG
- a CDS encoding branched-chain amino acid ABC transporter permease, with the protein MFYRLAGVYHTTYAGERKLWPVPADRWQALGVLALAVLAPLLVGDLYLSSYLLPWLVWTAAALSLTLLMGVAGQLHFGFAAVMAIGAYTAIHLTRAGVPFEFALLGAGLMAAVIGSLFGAAALRVKGLYLVMATLAMQYLVDWTIINVPAISGGAQATLQAPEVSFLGAPMTNGTVQYYGALLWAVILTVFIMNIKRTAFGRALVAVRDKDFAAAVIGVNVFKYKLLAFFTSSFLGGVSGAVLAFCYYEAVTPEQFSFDVSIQFVAMVLVGGLGSVIGAYLGAAFVLLLPIVLTNLVAALADSGVIAMSQNLQSHIPLMAYGGLIIAFLLFEPLGLAKIYDNVRNYFLVWPFQHTRN; encoded by the coding sequence ATGTTCTATCGCCTGGCCGGCGTTTACCACACCACCTACGCGGGCGAGCGTAAGCTCTGGCCGGTGCCGGCTGATCGCTGGCAGGCGCTGGGCGTTCTCGCCCTCGCCGTCCTGGCACCTTTGCTCGTGGGCGACCTGTACCTGTCCAGCTACCTCTTACCCTGGCTGGTCTGGACTGCCGCGGCGCTGTCGCTGACGTTGCTGATGGGCGTTGCGGGACAATTGCACTTCGGCTTCGCGGCGGTGATGGCGATCGGCGCCTACACCGCGATCCACCTGACCCGCGCCGGCGTCCCGTTCGAGTTCGCGCTGCTTGGCGCCGGTCTGATGGCGGCTGTGATCGGCTCGCTGTTCGGCGCGGCGGCGCTGCGGGTAAAGGGCCTTTATCTGGTGATGGCGACGCTCGCCATGCAGTATTTGGTGGACTGGACGATCATCAACGTCCCCGCGATCTCCGGCGGCGCGCAGGCAACCCTGCAGGCGCCCGAGGTCAGCTTCCTGGGCGCGCCGATGACCAACGGTACGGTGCAGTACTACGGCGCGCTGCTATGGGCGGTGATCCTCACGGTGTTCATCATGAACATTAAGCGCACCGCTTTCGGCCGCGCCCTGGTCGCGGTGCGCGACAAGGACTTCGCCGCCGCAGTGATCGGGGTCAACGTCTTCAAGTACAAGCTGCTCGCCTTCTTCACCTCCTCCTTCCTCGGCGGGGTGTCGGGGGCGGTGCTCGCCTTCTGCTACTACGAAGCCGTCACGCCAGAGCAGTTCAGCTTCGACGTCTCGATCCAGTTCGTCGCGATGGTGCTGGTCGGCGGGCTGGGCAGCGTGATCGGCGCCTACCTGGGCGCCGCTTTCGTGCTGCTGCTGCCGATCGTGCTCACCAACCTGGTCGCAGCACTCGCCGACAGCGGGGTGATCGCGATGTCGCAGAATCTGCAGTCGCATATCCCGCTGATGGCCTACGGCGGTCTGATCATCGCATTCCTGCTGTTCGAACCGCTGGGGCTGGCCAAGATCTACGACAACGTGCGCAACTATTTCCTGGTGTGGCCCTTCCAGCACACCCGGAACTGA
- a CDS encoding branched-chain amino acid ABC transporter permease, with amino-acid sequence MTYFFELLINGALTGLMYALAALGIVLIYKSAGVPNLAHGAMIMLSAYFIYIFASMVGLSLWLAIPLAAVLMFVFGLVAERVLLRRMVGQPIIMIVMLTLGLDILLRGLAPGFLGAAPKSLNLGIGLAPIIVEGVFINRAYLYGAAVAVAMIVLSLLFFQTRLGTKLRAVSDDHVSSWSVGISVERAIGISWGLAGVSAVAAGALWGSAQGVDWTLSTLLFPAIAVVILGGLDSIWGVLVGGLLVGILGSVVPGYLDPLVGGGTRDVVTSLIILGTILVRPNGMFGREDIERV; translated from the coding sequence ATGACCTATTTTTTCGAGCTGCTAATCAACGGCGCCCTGACCGGACTCATGTATGCACTCGCGGCACTCGGCATCGTGCTGATCTACAAGTCTGCCGGCGTGCCCAACCTGGCCCATGGCGCGATGATCATGCTGAGCGCCTACTTCATCTACATCTTCGCCAGCATGGTCGGGCTATCGCTGTGGCTCGCGATTCCGCTCGCCGCGGTGCTGATGTTCGTCTTCGGCCTGGTCGCCGAACGCGTCCTGCTGCGGCGCATGGTGGGCCAACCGATCATCATGATCGTGATGTTGACGCTGGGCCTGGACATTCTGCTGCGCGGCCTCGCGCCCGGTTTCCTGGGCGCCGCGCCAAAGTCGCTCAACCTCGGCATCGGGCTGGCGCCAATCATCGTCGAAGGCGTGTTCATCAACCGGGCCTACCTGTACGGCGCGGCGGTGGCGGTCGCGATGATCGTGCTGTCCCTGCTGTTCTTCCAGACGCGCCTGGGCACCAAGTTGCGCGCGGTGTCCGATGACCACGTCTCGAGCTGGTCGGTGGGCATCTCGGTGGAGCGTGCGATCGGCATCTCGTGGGGCCTGGCCGGCGTTTCCGCGGTCGCGGCGGGCGCGCTCTGGGGGTCCGCCCAAGGCGTCGACTGGACGCTCTCTACCCTGCTGTTCCCGGCGATCGCGGTGGTCATCCTGGGCGGGCTGGACAGCATCTGGGGCGTGCTGGTCGGTGGGCTTCTGGTCGGCATCTTGGGCAGCGTGGTGCCGGGCTACCTAGACCCGCTGGTCGGCGGCGGCACCCGCGACGTCGTCACCTCGCTGATCATCCTGGGCACCATCCTGGTCCGCCCCAACGGCATGTTCGGCCGCGAGGATATCGAAAGGGTCTAG
- a CDS encoding AMP-dependent synthetase/ligase, which produces MPVEAQAPTAATGHAESTAPAAQHPDWQADDTLLNHLARNAREVPDRVAMRERDHGIWQEYTWSDYLERVLALAAGLEQYGLKAGEQMLVIGDNRPALYFAMLSAGALRAVPSPAYPDATPQEIGDQVQRESIRVALGEDQEQVDKLLEIQKSYPQLELIVYDDPRGLKGKEPDGVVGVETLVEAGRTRLQTEPGLREDLLGRARVHDVAVLLHSSGTTGAPKGVPLKHGHVLFAVRNAAAAGYFREGEVHMAFLPMAWVGDFTFSVGAAILLRFSVNIPETQETAQKDIREIAPTMYFSGPRAWSNLLTRIQVGIDESTPFKRWLYNRFMPFAVELERRRLEGHQPGVGKRLWRALGELLVYGPIRDQLGLRRVGRPYTAGEAMGEEVFLFFRALGLELRQFYGQTETAALTAAQDPDAVKLHTVGKPFPGVEIKISDAGEILVKGDNVFDGYFQRPDATAETLQDDWLYTGDAGYIEDDGQLVVQGRVKEVVYTAGGARFIPTFIENRIKFSHFIRDICILGEARDVLTAIVCIDIDAVGHWAEERGVPYTSYADLSQKDPVYDLIAGVLQRTNETLPEGLQIRRFVNLHKPFDPDDGEVTRTRKLRRNVIDEHYRPIIEALYGGDASIEYKATFTYETGETGEQTRRLQLRDITSVGGATGRRAAQ; this is translated from the coding sequence ATGCCGGTTGAGGCTCAAGCCCCCACTGCCGCGACCGGGCATGCCGAGAGCACGGCGCCGGCGGCCCAGCACCCCGACTGGCAGGCCGATGACACGTTGCTCAACCACTTGGCCCGCAACGCGCGCGAGGTGCCAGATCGCGTCGCCATGCGCGAACGCGACCACGGCATCTGGCAGGAGTACACTTGGTCGGACTACCTGGAGCGCGTGCTCGCCCTCGCCGCCGGGCTGGAGCAGTACGGCCTGAAGGCCGGGGAACAGATGCTGGTGATCGGGGACAACCGGCCGGCGCTCTACTTCGCCATGCTGAGCGCGGGCGCGCTGCGCGCCGTCCCCTCGCCCGCCTATCCGGACGCGACGCCGCAGGAAATCGGCGACCAGGTGCAGCGCGAGAGCATCCGCGTCGCTCTTGGCGAGGACCAGGAACAGGTCGATAAGCTGCTGGAAATCCAGAAAAGCTACCCGCAGCTTGAACTGATCGTTTACGACGACCCGCGCGGCCTGAAAGGCAAGGAACCGGACGGCGTGGTCGGGGTCGAGACGCTGGTCGAGGCGGGTCGTACGCGCCTGCAGACGGAGCCCGGGCTGCGCGAGGACCTGTTGGGCCGTGCCCGCGTGCACGACGTGGCGGTGCTGCTGCACTCCTCCGGCACCACAGGTGCGCCCAAAGGGGTTCCGCTCAAGCACGGCCATGTCTTGTTTGCCGTGCGCAATGCCGCTGCCGCCGGCTACTTCCGGGAAGGCGAAGTGCACATGGCTTTCCTGCCGATGGCGTGGGTGGGCGATTTTACCTTCTCCGTCGGCGCGGCGATCCTGCTGCGCTTCTCGGTCAACATTCCGGAGACGCAGGAGACGGCGCAGAAGGACATCCGGGAAATCGCCCCCACGATGTACTTCTCCGGCCCGCGTGCCTGGTCCAATCTGCTGACCCGCATCCAGGTCGGCATTGACGAAAGCACACCGTTCAAGCGCTGGCTGTACAACCGCTTCATGCCGTTCGCCGTCGAGCTGGAGCGCCGCCGCCTGGAAGGCCATCAGCCCGGCGTCGGCAAACGCCTCTGGCGCGCCCTGGGGGAACTCCTGGTCTATGGTCCGATCCGCGATCAGCTGGGCCTGCGCCGGGTCGGCCGCCCCTACACGGCCGGCGAGGCGATGGGCGAAGAAGTGTTCCTGTTCTTCCGCGCCCTGGGCCTGGAACTGCGGCAGTTCTACGGCCAGACGGAGACGGCGGCGCTGACGGCCGCGCAGGACCCCGATGCGGTCAAGCTGCACACCGTCGGCAAGCCCTTTCCCGGCGTCGAGATCAAGATCAGCGATGCGGGCGAAATCCTGGTCAAGGGCGACAACGTGTTCGATGGCTACTTCCAGCGCCCGGATGCCACGGCCGAAACACTGCAAGACGACTGGCTGTACACCGGCGATGCGGGTTACATCGAAGACGACGGTCAACTGGTCGTGCAGGGCCGGGTCAAGGAAGTGGTCTACACCGCTGGCGGCGCACGCTTCATCCCGACCTTCATCGAGAACCGGATCAAGTTCTCTCACTTCATCCGCGACATCTGCATCCTGGGCGAAGCCCGCGATGTCCTGACCGCGATCGTCTGCATCGACATCGACGCGGTCGGCCACTGGGCGGAGGAACGGGGGGTGCCCTACACCTCCTACGCCGACCTGTCGCAGAAGGATCCGGTCTACGATCTGATCGCGGGCGTGCTCCAGCGCACCAACGAGACGCTGCCGGAGGGCCTGCAGATCCGACGTTTCGTCAATCTGCACAAGCCGTTCGATCCGGACGACGGCGAGGTCACGCGCACCCGCAAGCTGCGCCGCAACGTGATCGACGAACACTATCGCCCGATCATCGAGGCGCTCTACGGCGGCGATGCCAGCATCGAATACAAGGCGACCTTCACCTACGAAACCGGCGAAACCGGCGAGCAGACCCGCCGGCTACAATTGCGCGACATCACCTCCGTAGGTGGCGCCACCGGACGCCGGGCCGCCCAATGA